A genome region from Melospiza melodia melodia isolate bMelMel2 chromosome 26, bMelMel2.pri, whole genome shotgun sequence includes the following:
- the FNDC10 gene encoding fibronectin type III domain-containing protein 10, producing MPGPPSLLPPLLALLCLGLAEPNADPDEPWCPYKVGGDGAAAAAAGARLCFRPPARGFQCSARACRAHRSAGGALVANVLRNGSVLLQWGLRHWGPPARPAAALRGFALNCSWDGTYTRFPCDSVELGAACRDYLLAEAHGSVRYRLCLQPRFAPPRPAPPAQCVEFRVEPAAMRDIVVAMTAVGGSICVMLVFICLLVAYITENLMSPALARGGHGAAAARRA from the coding sequence ATGCCCGGCCCGCCCAGCCTGCTGCCTCCTCTGCTCGCCCTGCTGTGCCTCGGGCTGGCCGAGCCCAACGCCGACCCCGACGAGCCGTGGTGCCCCTACAAGGTGGGCGGCGATggcgccgcggcggcggcggcgggggcgcggcTGTGCTTCCGCCCGCCGGCCCGCGGCTTCCAGTGCTCGGCGCGGGCGTGCCGCGCCCACCGCTCCGCGGGCGGCGCGCTGGTGGCCAACGTGCTGCGGAACGGCAGCGTGCTGCTGCAGTGGGGCTTGCGGCACTgggggccgcccgcccgccccgccgccgccctgcGCGGCTTCGCGCTCAACTGCTCCTGGGACGGCACCTACACGCGCTTCCCCTGCGACAGCGTGGAGCTGGGGGCCGCGTGTCGCGATTACCTGCTGGCCGAGGCGCACGGCAGCGTGCGCTACCGCCTGTGCCTGCAGCCGCGCttcgccccgccgcgccccgcgccgcccgcgcAGTGCGTGGAGTTCCGCGTGGAGCCCGCGGCCATGCGCGACATCGTGGTGGCCATGACGGCCGTGGGGGGATCCATCTGCGTGATGCTCGTCTTCATCTGCCTGCTCGTGGCCTACATCACCGAGAACCTCATGAGCCCCGCGCTGGCCCGCGGAGGGCACGGGGCGGCCGCTGCGCGCCGCGCGTAG